The DNA region TGAACAGGGAGGCTGCGTGGGTGGGGCTAGGGGAGAGCCGGAAAGGGGAATGGGTGGAGGTTAGGGTTTTAAGGGTTTAACCGGTAAGCACTTTTTTTTTGTCAGTGTATACGAATAAAATTATCTCCATAAGAAAAAAATAATCGTATGTGTACACTAGGATTTCTTTGTTTTGACATTATGGTATTGCTTTTAAGTGAACTTTGCATTTATTAAATGTGATTGAGTTTGACTTGTTATTTTGTAAATATATATAAGCATCTTTGTAATCTGACCGTTCTAAAATGAATTTTCTAATCCATTTTGAACAAATTAGTAGATTAGATAGATGGCTTCAATACTCTTATTAGTACTTTGTTCCTTCCTTAAAATTATTATGATCAATAAATATTGGGTAGCTAAAATACATCTTAAGTATAGATGATGTAAAAGTTGAAGAGGACTAGAAGCTATTCAATGATGAGTTAGAGCGTGTGGGATACCATAGTACAACGAAAAAATAGTTCAAAGGTAATTAAGGAAGAAGTTGATTCATTTTAAAACAGAGATAGTATTTTAGATTATATGAAAATTCAATGCAAAACTCCTCACAAGGTGTTTATTGTACGAGACTAAAAGTAGgaatatatatatacgaatctTATTTATCATACTTAGTTAGCTAAGAAAATACTATACGGACGCATACAATTGTTACGGGTTTTTGACGGGCACTCGAACAGATAAGAGATAAATTTATATCCTTTTTTCAAATTTCATAATCCCGAAAACCGGCCAAATGAAAGCCAATAACCACCAAGGAGTTGCCTGACCCGTTCTGCACGCGCATAAGACACGTCTCTCCCCAAAGACCGAGCCCAACGCGACTCCTCGCACCGCACACAACACCCCCCTGGCCCGCGTGTCAGTCAGCTACCCGAGCACGCTTGCCGGTCTCTCCCACCGGGCAGACGAGGCCCGTCAGACTCCAGAGGCGCCAGAACCCACGGATTCCGGGCGAGCCAACCAATCCGCCCCCAACCTAACCCAATCGACCCCCCCTTCCCCGTCCCGTCCTAGCCGTCTCCATCCCACCAccgcccgccccccgcccccccccccccccacccccgcgtCCGCCCGcgtccggccgcgccgcgccgtgcgcgacGACCCAATCCATCACGCCACTTCGCCCCCCGTCCCGTCTCGTTCTCGTCGCACCTCGCCTCGGCCtcgccccgcgccccgccccgcccgcgctCGATCCGTGCGCGCCATGGCCTCGGGCCAACAGGCCCTCCCGGTCCCTGCCCCCGTCCCGCCCAACCCTAACCCGACCGCACCAGCCGACCCGACCCCGCCCGCCGGGGCTCGCAAGCTCCCCATCAAGCGCCGCTCCCCGCGGCCGTCCTCCTCGCCCCCGTCCTCGTCCTCCCCGGCCTCCTCCGACCCGCTCCGCGCccccgcggccggcggcggcggcgccggatcCGACCAGCAGCAGCCGCCCTTCAAGTTCCAGCGGATCTGGTCCGAGTCCGATGAGCTCCGCTTCCTGCAGGGCCTCCTCGGCTGCGGCGCGCAGGGCCTCGTCTTCCCACGCGACCTCAACGTCTTCTACGACCGCTTCTCCgagtccatgccccagccctaCACCCGCGCCCAGCTCTCCGAGAAGCTCCGCCGCCTCAAGAACAAGTACCGCAGCGTGTCCGCGCGCGTCGCCGGGGGCCTCGACCCGGCCCGCCTCGCGCCGCACGACCGCGACGTGCTCCACCTCTGCTCCAGGCTGTGGGACCCCGCCAACGCCGCCACCTCGCCCTTCACGTCCGGCGGTGGGGCGTCCGGGAACAAGCGCCGCCGCGCCAACCCGCGAGGCACGCAGCTCCTGGCCCCGGATGCGTCCGGGGATAGCAACTCCCATGACTACAATGGGGTTAGTTCCTCTGCCCCGGGCTTGTTTCCGGATGTTTCCAATGGCGAGGATGTGTTCTACCTTGAGCAGGAAAGCAGGCACCTAGGCGACCACGAGGGTGCCACCCTTGATAGCAAATTTGGTGTTATTGTGCAGGAGCAGCCTGAGG from Panicum hallii strain FIL2 chromosome 9, PHallii_v3.1, whole genome shotgun sequence includes:
- the LOC112872677 gene encoding probable transcription factor At4g00390, whose translation is MASGQQALPVPAPVPPNPNPTAPADPTPPAGARKLPIKRRSPRPSSSPPSSSSPASSDPLRAPAAGGGGAGSDQQQPPFKFQRIWSESDELRFLQGLLGCGAQGLVFPRDLNVFYDRFSESMPQPYTRAQLSEKLRRLKNKYRSVSARVAGGLDPARLAPHDRDVLHLCSRLWDPANAATSPFTSGGGASGNKRRRANPRGTQLLAPDASGDSNSHDYNGVSSSAPGLFPDVSNGEDVFYLEQESRHLGDHEGATLDSKFGVIVQEQPEDVVALPNGNNGIGNEIGDHKVVVPCSNEHRMANAVLDVFEECLREAKASGIINNGNVGGSAEESELAKRWRVQRMDELHVLSRRLRLLVEDAAAAGH